The window ATACAGGAAATTCTTACTTTCTTGATATGGGAAAAATTGAGAATATAAAAGCTGCAGAGATATCAGGGTACTGATTCAATCCTGACAATTTCAGGAAATCTAATCATCAACATTCTTTCAATACCCGCCCTCAATGTCATAAGGTTTAACGGACAAGAATTACAGGCACCTAAGAGTCTGACTTTAACGATAGAATTGTTTTCAATGCTAACTGCTTCTACGTCGCCGCCGTCAATCTGAAGGTGAGGACGAATTTCGGCAAGAACTTTCTCTATATTTTCTAAGTTGAGTTCGTTATTCATGTACAAATTTAGTAAAAGTAACATAATAAAGAAGTGAAATATGTTCTACCTTCCCAAGCCGGAGCTTGGGAAGGAGGATCTTAATTTGGATTTTATCTACACTATGATTTCGAGACCGGGTCTTTTTTCTTTCTGTGTGTTTCTTTTATTGATTTCGATTATGAGTTCTTTAGCTATTGATTTGAATATCTTGCTTACCGGTGAATCAGGATTTGAAATAGAAATCGGTGTACCGTTATCGCCTGCTATTCTGATGTTGGTATCGATTGGAATTTCACCGAGAAGTTCGACATTAAACTCATCTGCAAGTTTCTTTCCTCCGCCCTGACCGAATATGTGTTCTTTTTGTCCGTCGGGCTTTAAGTAATAGCTCATGTTTTCGATAAAGCCGAGGTTCGGTACGTTTACTTTTTCAAACATAAGATGACCTTTGCGGGCATCGGCAAGCGATATTTCCTGGGGTGTTGTAACGACGACTGTACCCGTAAGCGGGACTGTCTGGCTTAATGTAAGCTGAATATCTCCTGTTCCAGGGGGCATATCGAACAAGAGGAAATCAAGGTCACCCCATTCGACTTCGGTCATGAATTGTTTTAAAGCACTTGAAGCCATTGGTCCCCGCCAAACGACAGCCGAATCATCTTCAATTAAAAAA of the Ignavibacteria bacterium genome contains:
- the apbC gene encoding iron-sulfur cluster carrier protein ApbC; this encodes MEERIKEVLASINEPIINKGFTELGFIYGIVMKGNTLKLKLGITDPDYKDIAELKNNITNKIKEQIKEIAKVEIDFVLGVVNHDNKQKSIVLPNVKNTIAIASGKGGVGKSTVAANIAVSLSKEGAKVGLIDADIYGPSIPIMLGVNDRPGIVQSGGKNKMLPVLSHGISLMSIGFLIEDDSAVVWRGPMASSALKQFMTEVEWGDLDFLLFDMPPGTGDIQLTLSQTVPLTGTVVVTTPQEISLADARKGHLMFEKVNVPNLGFIENMSYYLKPDGQKEHIFGQGGGKKLADEFNVELLGEIPIDTNIRIAGDNGTPISISNPDSPVSKIFKSIAKELIIEINKRNTQKEKRPGLEIIV
- a CDS encoding NifU family protein — its product is MNNELNLENIEKVLAEIRPHLQIDGGDVEAVSIENNSIVKVRLLGACNSCPLNLMTLRAGIERMLMIRFPEIVRIESVP